The following proteins come from a genomic window of Triticum aestivum cultivar Chinese Spring chromosome 6A, IWGSC CS RefSeq v2.1, whole genome shotgun sequence:
- the LOC123132246 gene encoding protein ALP1-like isoform X2, which produces MHTSILTGARRVNEILNGHEDLCKRHFRMETDIFQALVQKLRENDRLVDGRDVSVEEQVAIFLYALSKNATNDTLADWFQHSGQTISYYFGEVLSAITELYSVYIRPPSLHPHPILSKEKFYPFFMDCIDAIDGTHIPLKLPADEQEPYRNRKQTLSQNVMVACDFDLKFVHVHAGWEGPASDARVLQDALNHGFQVPPGKFYLVDAVYTTIFGSISWY; this is translated from the exons ATGCACACTTCAATACTCACAGGCGCACGGCGTGTAAATGAAATTTTAAATGGACATGAAGACCTATGCAAAAGGCACTTCAGAATGGAGACTGATATATTTCAAGCTTTGGTTCAGAAATTGCGCGAGAATGATCGCCTTGTTGATGGAAGAGATGTCTCAGTAGAAGAACAAGTGGCTATATTTTTGTATGCATTATCTAAGAATGCAACAAATGATACTTTGGCAGATTGGTTTCAGCATAGTGGACAAACAATCAGTTACTATTTTGGTGAAGTGCTCAGTGCAATTACTGAACTCTATTCTGTATACATACGTCCACCTTCCCTACACCCGCATCCAATCTTGAGTAAAGAAAAGTTCTACCCTTTCTTTATG GATTGCATCGACGCTATAGATGGTACACATATTCCATTGAAACTACCTGCTGATGAGCAAGAACCATATCGCAATAGGAAGCAAACATTGTCGCAAAATGTTATGGTAgcatgtgattttgatctgaagtTTGTGCATGTGCATGCTGGTTGGGAGGGACCGGCTTCAGATGCAAGAGTCCTACAGGATGCACTTAACCATGGTTTTCAAGTACCCCCCGGAAAATTTTACCTTGTAGATGCTGTATACACCACAATTTTTGGCTCCATATCGTGGTACTAG
- the LOC123132245 gene encoding uncharacterized protein: MADRRCLSERQGHHLQSNGAIDLEVDGGTTGLHPEIGITKGNSRAKWSHQMKLYLIKLLKDHDVPGFRTQNAWSKEAWNNILHQLNQKFDQSFTLNQVKQKEQDLKRDYHTVKKLLDVSGFGWDKDRKMVDAPDSVWASFTARTNSKDALQWKERSFPFYEELAPLYEGRYAEGRTRQGMDHYTSKRKYAPVPLSQLTPMADLDQSPSPTMPVTGESDMRFTLDEELEETNLDSPPHLSTPIQHVQAPPRSTQMEKHDTRRGKKQKRSATDDFHEKYLKLKKEEIDRFAAIEEKKLEDPYSINKCITTIEGLEGLQLGDMLMASDIFKCKENREVFLSYSTNELRLAWLKREIARAQKNDQN; the protein is encoded by the exons ATGGCTGATCGACGTTGCTTGTCTGAGCGACAAGGCCATCATCTGCAATCAAATGGTGCAATTGATCTTGAAGTTGATGGTGGGACTACAGGTCTTCATCCAGAAATAG GAATCACAAAAGGTAACTCTCGAGCCAAATGGAGTCACCAAATGAAGCTGTACCTTATTAAACTCCTAAAAGATCACGATGTGCCTGGTTTTCGGACACAGAATGCTTGGAGCAAGGAGGCATGGAATAATATTCTTCATCAACTCAATCAAAAGTTTGACCAGTCATTTACTCTCAACCAAGTCAAACAGAAGGAGCAAGATCTGAAGAGAGACTATCATACTGTGAAAAAGTTGTTGGATGTGAGTGGCTTTGGATGGGATAAGGACAGAAAAATGGTAGACGCACCTGATAGTGTTTGGGCAAGCTTTACTGCTCGTACGAACAGCAAGGATGCTCTCCAATGGAAAGAAAGATCATTTCCCTTTTATGAAGAATTAGCTCCACTCTATGAAG GTCGTTATGCTGAAGGGAGAACTCGCCAAGGCATGGACCATTATACtagcaagaggaagtatgcaccaGTTCCCTTGTCACAGTTGACACCGATGGCTGATCTCGATCAATCACCATCACCTACTATGCCGGTTACTGGTGAGTCGGACATGCGGTTTACTTTAGATGAAGAACTTGAGGAAACCAACTTGGATTCTCCCCCGCATCTATCTACACCTATTCAGCATGTGCAAGCCCCTCCAAGATCCACACAAATGGAGAAACATGACACTAGGCGTGGGAAAAAACAGAAGCGTAGTGCTACTGATGACTTCCATGAGAAGTATTTAAAACTGAAGAAGGAAGAAATTGATCGATTTGCTGCCATTGAGGAAAAGAAGCTAGAGGACCCCTACAGCATCAACAAGTGTATCACAACAATTGAAGGCTTGGAAGGTCTACAACTAGGAGATATGCTGATGGCATCAGATATCTTCAAATGTAAGGAGAACAGGGAAGTTTTCTTGTCCTACTCTACTAATGAACTACGGTTGGCTTGgcttaaaagagagattgcacgtGCCCAAAAAAATGATCAAAATTAG
- the LOC123132246 gene encoding protein ALP1-like isoform X1, with product MDPSYCRRSKSEDEFALFVLPTLGEHSYSSRRPMHTSILTGARRVNEILNGHEDLCKRHFRMETDIFQALVQKLRENDRLVDGRDVSVEEQVAIFLYALSKNATNDTLADWFQHSGQTISYYFGEVLSAITELYSVYIRPPSLHPHPILSKEKFYPFFMDCIDAIDGTHIPLKLPADEQEPYRNRKQTLSQNVMVACDFDLKFVHVHAGWEGPASDARVLQDALNHGFQVPPGKFYLVDAVYTTIFGSISWY from the exons ATGGATCCTAGCTACTGTCGCAGATCAAAGAGTGAGGATGAGTTTGCTCTTTTTGTTCTTCCTACTTTAGGAGAACACTCATATTCCTCAAGGAGACCTATGCACACTTCAATACTCACAGGCGCACGGCGTGTAAATGAAATTTTAAATGGACATGAAGACCTATGCAAAAGGCACTTCAGAATGGAGACTGATATATTTCAAGCTTTGGTTCAGAAATTGCGCGAGAATGATCGCCTTGTTGATGGAAGAGATGTCTCAGTAGAAGAACAAGTGGCTATATTTTTGTATGCATTATCTAAGAATGCAACAAATGATACTTTGGCAGATTGGTTTCAGCATAGTGGACAAACAATCAGTTACTATTTTGGTGAAGTGCTCAGTGCAATTACTGAACTCTATTCTGTATACATACGTCCACCTTCCCTACACCCGCATCCAATCTTGAGTAAAGAAAAGTTCTACCCTTTCTTTATG GATTGCATCGACGCTATAGATGGTACACATATTCCATTGAAACTACCTGCTGATGAGCAAGAACCATATCGCAATAGGAAGCAAACATTGTCGCAAAATGTTATGGTAgcatgtgattttgatctgaagtTTGTGCATGTGCATGCTGGTTGGGAGGGACCGGCTTCAGATGCAAGAGTCCTACAGGATGCACTTAACCATGGTTTTCAAGTACCCCCCGGAAAATTTTACCTTGTAGATGCTGTATACACCACAATTTTTGGCTCCATATCGTGGTACTAG